The genome window TACCTTCTCCTGAATGGTCGTTGGCGTCGTATACCCCCGATCGGCCAGGGCATTCAGGAGCGGTTTCGTTAAATTTAGTTCGTCGAAATTCATAGTTATGCTGTCTACCAAACCACGAAGGTAGGCTTAATCTTTAGTAGCCCCCGCATTTTAGGCTACTTTTACAGTATGATAACCCCTCAGCAACAAACACAATTCCTGACTAACCTGGGAATTTCGGCTTTGAACCCGATGCAGGAAGCTGCCCAGAAGGCGATCCGGCAGGACAACGATACGTTTTTGATTGCCCCTACCGGCTCCGGCAAAACGGTCGGGTTTTTATTGCCATTACTCAGTCTGCTTAAACCGGATCAGACAACCGTTCAGTGCCTGATCCTGGCCCCCTCCCGCGAACTGGCGATGCAGATCGAGCAGGTCTGGAAAAAAATGGGAACGGGCTACAAAGTGAACGTGTGTTACGGGGGGCATCCGGTCGAGATCGAGGTCAAGAACCTGAGCAATCCACCCGCGGTTCTGATCGGTACGCCCGGTCGCATTGCCGATCACATTACCCGCCGGACGTTTTCGCTGGATGGCATTCATACGCTGATCCTGGACGAATTCGACAAATCGCTGGCCCTGGGGTTCCATGACGAGATGGATTTTATCGTCGGTGGGTTACGTAATCTTCGGAAACGGGTACTGGTTTCGGCGACATCAGGCATTAGCATTCCCGATTTTATCCGGCTCAACGCGCCAACCAAACTAACCTTCACGGCGGAACCTGACGATCAGGCGGGGTTAACAACAAAAGTGGTCTATTCAGTCTCAAAGGATAAGGTCGATACGTTGTTTCAGTTACTTTGCTCACTCGATTCGGAAGCCGCGCTGATCTTCTGTAACCACCGGGATGCTGCCGAACGAACCAGCGAATTGCTGGCCGAGCGGGGCATTCGTTCGCTGGTCTACCACGGCGGTATGGAGCAGGCCGACCGTGAACGGGCGCTGATCCAATTTCGCAATGGCAGTACCCGCTATCTGGTCACGACCGATCTGGCCGCCCGTGGTCTCGACATTCCCGAAATGAAATACGTGATCCACTACCATCTGCCCTTGCAGGAACACGAGTTCACGCACCGGAATGGCCGAACGGCCCGGATGCACGCGTCGGGAACGGCCTACGTAATTTTGTCCTCCGAAGAGACGCCCCCGGCTTATCTGGACGCGTCGCTCGACGAGTTCGTTCTTCCAGCCGATGGACCAGCCGGACCAACGCTGCCTGCCCCCCCGGAGTACGTGACTCTTTACGTCAGTGGCGGAAAGAAGAATAAGCTCAACAAAGTCGATATCGTCGGCTTTCTTTCCCAGAAGGGACAACTCGACAAAGGTGATTTGGGGCTAATCGAAGTCAAGGATTTTATCTCATTTGCCGCCGTCAAACAGGCTAAAGTGCAGGCGCTCCTGGCCAGAATCAGCCAGGAAAAGATGAAAGGAAAGAAGTACAAAATTGAAGTAGCACGCTAAAAACACCGCCCGTTTGCCGATGCGCTGGCTCAATAGCAGAACATCGACGAACGGGCGGTAAAGGGCATTTTTAGAGCCGGAGCTTATACACGAGCTAGCGCGTACCGATGCTGGTGCCGGCTGCGTACCACAAGTTAGCCAGTGCCTTCTGTTGTTTAGAGCGTAACTCTTCCAACTTGATCTGATAGTCGATGAGTTTTGCTTCCCGGCTATTGACCAGAAACAACGAACTCTCACCAAGCTGAAATTTTTCAACTTCGGCACGGACCAACCGATCCTGATTGGCCATCGTTTGCTGCTGAGTAACAATCTGCCGTTCCAGCGCGGCCAGCTCGTTCCAGGCTTGTTGCACCTGGTTGACAATATCGCGACCGGTTTGTTGCCGTTCCAGACCGGTCTGCTGGTTCTGGAGCTGGACCTGCCGGAGTTTACCCCGTTCGGCGCGCAGAAACAGCGGAAAGGCCAGATCGACCCCAATCTTGTGGTTATCGGCCTGAAAACCATACGCATTCGATCCGTCGTAGTTGGCTTCCGAAAGAGGACCCCGGCTCAGCAGACTGGCTTCAACCGATACTTTCGGTAACAGTAAGGCCCGTCGGTATCGCTCCTCGATGGTTAGCTGCTGTTGTTTACTGGCCAGTTTGATCAGGTCCGGGTGCTGTTGAGCAGCTCGGTTGAGCAGCTCCTGAAGTTGAACCTGATCGATCTGATTCGGCGGAGCCGCCTGCGGAATAACGGCAAGTGGCAAATCGACGGGTTGAGGAGTGGCATTGTCCTTCGCACTCCACAAAAAGGCAGTTAAACCCAGGCGGGTATTTTGCAGATCAACAACCGCTTGCTGAAGTTGGACCTGCCGGTCCTGAACCGTGATCAGGGCTTCGGTGGTATCGATGGGCGCCGTGTCACCGATCAGCGTCTGCCGCCGAATGGCGATGAAGCGCGTTTGGGCCAATTGATAGCCGCGCTCGATCCAGCGAAACTGCTGATAACCCAGATACCAGTCCCAATACGCCTTGGCCGCGTCCAGGATCGTTTTGTTGATAAGCGACAGCCGATCGGCGTCGGCCAGGTTGATACCCAACTGCGCTTGCCGAAGGGTGTTCCGGCGGGCATCGATGAGCAATCCCTGCGAAACCGGTACGCTCACCCCAAACGCGATCAGGCCCGTGGGCGGAACGGTATATTCAGGATTCAGGTACTTACCCATGTTCCGGTCGTACCCCATCTTTACATCGAGGCCACCCGGCAAAACGGGCACGACCAAACCCGACTGCCACTTATCGTAGTAGAGCGTATTCCCGAAATTCTTGCGCTTATAGTCCGAAAATAACCGGGGATCGAATGCGCCACGGGCCTGCTGCACCTGCGCCTGTGCTTCCTGACTCAGCAAACCAGCCTGTCTGACAATCGGATGATGCTGTAAAACAGCCTGGTAAAATTCCTCTGCCGTAAATACGGGTACTGTATCGGATGCGGACGTACCTGCCGGAGGAGTGATCGACCACGACACCGCCCCGGTCGACGTACCTGACGCCGATATAGCCGTTCTCGACAGGACTTCGGTGGCTACCGGAGTCGCGGGCTGGCGAACCGTAGCCGGACGGTTGGGGATCTGTTGCCCAACTACCGATCCTGTCCAGAGCAGCAGGCTCCAGAAACAGAACTGACGAACGAATGATCTCATACTTTTTCGGTCGTGGTAGGTTCGTTGCGCAGGCTCGGCGGAAATCCATTGAGCTGCCGCCATAGTTCATACCAAATGGGCACATCATCGAGCATAACCCAGCCAATAACACCCGAACCAAGACGAAGCTGCTTTGGCCACGGCTGATCGCCCGGACGAGTGTCAGGTCTGACCAACAGACGGTACATCCCGTTGGGGCTGCTGACAACGTCGATCACCGCGACACGACCGCCAAACGTACCGACCGCAACGGCTGGCCAGCCCGAAAACTGAATGGCAGGCCACCCATCGAACTGGATGCGTACCATGCGCCCGCGCTGGATCAGTGGTACATCCATTGCCCGCACGTACAGCTCAACGGCCAGCGTTGGACTGGCAGGCTGTAGAGTGGCGATGGACTCCCCTTCTTTAATGTTTTCGCCAATACCCGCTTTGAGCGTTCGCACCACGTAGCCGTTCTGCGGGGCACGAATGATGTACAATCCCCGCCGTACGTCTACATTACTGATCTTATTGCGCATCACAGCAATGTCATTGTTGGCGCTGGCTTTGCTTGAAACTGCCGAGCTGCGGTCAGACATCGTTTTGGCGATTTCCTGCTGGTATTTAGCCTGGATGATCTGCAAGTCGAGCCGGGCGTTGGCCAGTTCCTGACGCGTCACGTTCAGTTTGTTTTCCTGCACAATGACCTTGGCGTAATCCTGCTGGAGACTAATGCGCCGGGTTTCCAGATCGGTGAGCGAAAACAACCCGTCCCGATACCCTTTTTCGTACCGTTCCAGCCGGTCGACGGCAATCTGATAGTTTCGGCGGATAGCGACCAGATCGGCACTATCGATGCCTACCTGCAACTGATTTTGACGAACGCGGTTTCGGGCCGACGCCAGATCGACCGTTACGCCCGTACCCAGGGCTTTGATCTGCCCGTCAAGGGCCGTAATCTTGGCTTCCGTTGCCAGCCGGGTACCCTGTTTGGCGGCTAGCTGCTCGTTGAGTCGCTCCGGTAGGTTGGGATCAAAATATTCATCTTTGACCTCAGAAATGACCAGTAACGTATCGCCTTTTCGTACGTACTGCCCTTCACGAACTGCCCACCGCTCGATCCGTCCAGCAATGGCATTCTGAAGCGACTGCGGCCGATCTTCTGGCGTCAGCGACGTGACGGTGCCGCTCCCACTGATGTTCTGACGCCAGGGGAGCAGTAAAACGACAATCGTTAAGAAAAGAAAAAAGAGCATCCAGCGGCCCAGCCGTCGGCTACTTCGGGGGTGCGGGAGTTCGTGTAATGTTTTGAGCGGATAGTCGACGAACATCTGCTCATCAATCGACTGATTAGAGATATTAAGCATGTGTCGTTGTATCAGTTTCTATCGGTAAGTCAGTTACAGCGGCAATTTTTTCGACACCAGCCAGCATGTCGAAAATCGTATCGATGCTGGAGGTTAATTTATCAACGGCTCCCGTGACGAGTACAATCACCAGCTCCGACGCAACGAACTGGCCCAAAGACAGTTGGCGACTTACGACCAGCGATGTTCCCAGGATCAGCAGGCCACCCGTAACCAGCGCCCTGAACGCAACTGAACTGTAATAGAACCGCTTGAGAACGCGAAAGTGATCGTTTCGGTGGCTCACGTAGCTGGCCAGTCGGGAATCGATCTGAGCAATAGGATTGGCCGTATCTTCACCGTCTTTATGCTCCGCCAGGTGCAGCGAATAGCTTTCGAGCCAATCGACGACCTTGTACTTATCGCTTGATTCCTTGATGCTGGTCCGTGTTCCCTCCGGGCCAAACAACCGGACAACGACGTAAATGACCAGGAGTGTAACCAGACCGAACGCGATGAAAATTGGGTGGTAGAACGAGAGCAGAATGATACCGAACAGAATCTGAACCGCAGCCGATGGCAGATCGATCAGCACCTTCGACATGCCTTTTTGCAGGGTCACCACGTCAAAGAACCGGTTCATCAGTTCGGGGGGGTAATACCCTTCCATGGCCTCCGGTTTGATGCGGGGCAGGCGGTACGTGAATTCAAACGCGGCCTTGGCAAAGATGCGCTGCTGAATGATCTCAACCAGCGTAAACTGGACGATCGTCAGCAGGCCGCCAACCAGAACGCCGATAATGACCAGTCCGATCATGACATAGACCGAACTAAAAATCATACCACTTGAAACCAGATTGAAGACTGCCTGAATGCCTAGTGGCAGGGTAAGGCCGATCAAGCCCGTGATAATGGCGAACAGAAGAATGTAGACTATATCTTTTCGTTCAGTTCCTAGTAGCCGTAATAGTCGCTGAAGGGGCGATGGGGGTGGCTGCTGAAGCTTACTCACCGTCATTGTTGTTAAAAAAAAGCGTTAATATTAAAAAAGCATTAAAGACCAGTTAAGGAATAACGTCCGTAATCGGGTTTTGGTTTGTTATAAAAGAAATGTGGAATTGATACTACGGTACTCAGATTGAGCGCACACACCGGTTTCTTCCAGCAAGTTCTGAGAAATCATAACTAGCATACCAACCGCTCGTTTGCCCTATTGCACGCTATACTGACCTTCGCTACTGACAAAAGGAAAAACTATCTAAGAATAAACCAATTTTAGGCAAAATGGTTACGCGCGAACGTTACCCAATCTCGCCTAAACCGAATCAGGTAACGTTTCTGCCTTATCCACCGATAACGTACTTATTTAACTTCTTTTAATAAAATAATTTTGGCAATCGTATTTACAGAAGCCGTGGATCGTGTTGAACAGGTTGCCGGACAGACCGTCACGTCCTGTATTCAACAACCAATTGATACAAAATTCTGGGTATTTACCGACTTCGACCTGCTTAGGGTAGCGTTCGGATATACTCAGGCAATGCACCATGCTTTCAAATCGATTGTATCCTGCTACTTTCGTTCTACAATTGCTGAATCATGAAAAACCCACTCTTGTACACCATCAGCCTTCTCCTACTTGTCGGTTCGCTGGCTGCGTTTCGTCCGCAGACCTCGTTTACGGAGGGACCAGACCAAACAACGGGGAAACCGAACGCAACGAAACCCAAGAACATCATTTATATTCTGGCCGATGATCATCGCTACGATTTTATGGGCTTCACGGGTAAGGTCGCCGGTCTAAAGACACCCAATCTGGACAGGCTGGCGAAGGAAGGAGCCCATGTACGCAATGCCTTTGTCAGTACGGCTCTCTGTTCGCCCAGCCGCGCCAGTATCCTGACCGGACAGTACGCGCACACGCACAAGGTGGTCGACAATTTCGCGCCCCTGACACCGGGCCTGAAATTCTTTCCCCAGTACCTGCAAAAGGCGGGTTACAAGACTGCGTTCATGGGAAAATGGCATATGGGCAACACGGACGACGCCCCCCAGCCCGGCTTCGATTACTGGCTCAGTTTCAAAGGGCAGGGTATTTATTATAACCCGACGTTCAACATCAACGGCAAACAGGTCGCCCACCGCGATAGCAGCTACATCTCTGATCTGCTGACCGACTATGCGGTCAACTGGCTCAACTCGCTCGACAAAAACAAACCGTTTTGTCTGTACTTGTCACACAAGGCCGTCCACTCCGAATTTCAGCCCGCCAAACGACATCGGGGGATGTATAAAAACATGCCGATCAATTACCCGGAAACGATGTACCTGACGGCCAGCGACACCAGTAAAATCTGGGGGCCGAAACCCTCAGCAAGTCCTGAATCGAACGCGCTGAAAGTCAACATGGCTGATATGCCCAACTGGGTCAAACAACAGCGGTATAGCTGGCATGGCGTTGATTATCTGTATCATGGCGCGATCGACTTCAATGATTTTTACCGGCAGTACTGCGAAACGCTGATGGGCGTCGACGACAGCGTTGGGCGGGTGCTGAAATGGCTTGAAGAAAATGGTCAGCTGGAGAACACGATGGTCGTTTACATGGGTGACAACGGATTTAGCTTCGGCGAACGGGGGCTCATCGACAAACGGCACATGTACGAAGAGTCGATGCGGGTTCCGTTGCTGGTCCGTTGCCCGGCGGTGGTCAAGCCCGGCACGAAGCTGGATCAGGTCATTCAGAATATAGACCTTGCTCCCACCTTTCTGGCCTACGCGGGTCTTCCCAAACCAACTCAGATGCAGGGCAATTCGTTTTTGTCCCTGCTCAAAGGCGAATCGATCCCCTGGCGCGATCGGGCTTTTTACGAGTACTATTGGGAGGCTGATTTTCCGCAAACGCCTACCATGTTCGGCGTCAGGAACGACCGCTACAAATACATTTTCAACCACGGCGTCTGGGATGCCAACGAGTTGTATGATCTAAAAGCCGATCCGCAGGAAGTGAATAACCTGATTCGTAGCCCGGCGCATCAGGAAATTGCCAAGGACCTGAAAGGACAGGTATTCGACTGGCTCGAATCGACGGGGGGGTTACAGATTCCGCTTCACCCGATCAAACAAAAACGGTTCGATCATCGCTACAAGGATAACTATTAACGCGCTACGCATGGCCATTCGGAACAGGACCGGTTACGGTTTCAAGGCGTAAAATCGCCACTTGGTTGTAAAATCCTTTGGTAACTGCTGATTGGTAAGGATGGCCCGGACCATTTCAACGGGCATCGAGTTGAGTTGCAGGACGGCATCGTGAAACTGCTTGTGCGTCATTTTTCCGCTGTCGACCAGTTCTTTCTTGAGGGCCAGAAATTGAAAGCCACCCGTCATGTAGGCCAGTTGATACAGGGGCGGGTAACCACCGATGAACGACCGGCGGACTTCGCCTTCCGCATTGGCCCGCTCGTGACCGACTCGATCCACCAGAAAGTCGATGCACTGCTGCGGCCCCCAGTTGCCCAGGTGGTAATTGAGCGAAAAGATGATCCGGGCGCACCGGTGCATCCGCCAGAACAACATCCCGATCCGGTCTTCCGGCGACTGCGCAAAGCCCTGTTCCCAGAGCAGCATCTCCCAGTACAGGGCCCAGCCTTCTATCCAGAACGGGGTATCAAAATGACGATACGTTTTGTAACGGTTGTTCATGAACCCCTGCAAATGGTGACCCGCGATCAGCTCATGGTGCACCGTGGCGCGCGAAAAATGAGGATTGTTCCCCCGCATGCTCATCAGTTTGTCCGGGTGTTTCATGCCGTCCGTTGGGTACGAAATCATGATCTGTTCGCCCCCCAGAAAGAACGGATTGACCAGCTGCCGCTCGGGCGACATCATGGTCATTCGCCAGGTTTCTTCGGCCAGTGGTGGGATCGTTATCAAGTCCTTCGCTTTCAGAAATGCCACCGATTCGGTCATCAAGCGCAGAATCATCTCGGGCTGTCTGCCAATGGGCACGTAGCTGTTTTTCACTTTTTCCTGAGCGGCCTTCCAGTTATCGCCAAACCCCATCTCGCGCGCGGCTTTCAACAGTTCGCGGTCGCACCAGGCAAATTCCTGATTGGCCATCTCGATCAACTCCTCCGGCGAATAGGGAATCAGTTCGACCTTTAGTTGACGCAGCAATTCGGTCCGGCCAACGGCAATGCCCCGAATGCCGCTGCCATCCTCTTTGAGGGGTGTCGCTTCGTAACCTTTCCGACGAAAGAAGGCCGTATAAGCCGTTAGCAGGCTATCCGTTTTTTTGTAAGGCTCCGGCACCCACCAGGTGAAATCGGCGTCGTAGTGATTGTAAAAGGAATAAATACTGGTCAACGCTTTTTGTAACCCTTCGGCCGTTGATTCGGCCCGGCGCAGCAATGCGACATCCAGCGTTTTACTTTTGTCGAGTTGCTGCTGACTCTGTCTGATCTGCGTACCGATAGTCGTCAGACTCTGAGCCAGTTGCTTCGCGTTGAGCACATGACCCCGGCGACGTAATTTCTCGACGGCATAGAGGGTATCCGCAAAGGGGAACCAGGCGTTGATCTGCTCCCGTTCCGTAGCTTCGACCGCGAGCTTATCGAGTTGCTGCTGTAAGTCCCGCCGAAACAGCAGGTAATCGACCCGGCTGTCGGTGTTCATCCGGTCGAAATTCAGTTGTTCGACCTGCTTCAGATAGTCAGTATGGAATTTTTGCAACCGCACTCGTCGTTCGGGCGATCCGGTTACGGTATAAAAACGGCTCAGACTCCCTAAATCGGCGTAATATTGGGTCAGGAGATGATGGACATCGCTACTCTGGGGGTTTATGCCGTTACGTAGATTCGGCTGAGCGTCAACGCACAGACTGCCAGCCAGCAACATATATATAAACGATAACGAACTGATCACAATCCGGCGAAGGACCGTATTCTTTGAATTTTTCGTGTGTACGCTCATACAAATTAAATACAGAACAAATAGGCACATTTCTGGCGAATACAGATTGATTCTATGGCAAGTAAAGCATAATGTTACGGATTAATTTGCAACCCTGCTTATGTAAACACCACAACGATTACAATTTGTATTCCTCAGCAACTAAAACTGACCAATGGACAACAGTATGCGTCTGGGCGTTAAACGGGGAACCGTTACGCTGGTGCCTTATCAGTCTGCCTAGAAACTGGCTTATGAAACGGAGCGTGATTTATTGCTAACCGTGTTCGAGGGTGTTGCGCTGGCTATTCAACATATTGGTAGTACGGCGGTGGAGGGCTTGTCGGCTAAGCCAATTATCGACATTGCCATCAACATACAAACGTTACCCATTGACGACGATATTCTTAATCAACTGGCGCGATGCGGCTACAAAGAGCGTGTTAACCGACTCGGCCCCGAACAGGCGGTCTACGTAAAAGGTACAGAGGAAATGGAAACTCATATTTTACATATCATTCCCGTTGGCAACCCGGATTGGCATAACAAAATACGGTTTAGGGACCATTTAAGAAATCATCCAGCCAGTCGGACACTATATGAACAGATAAAACAGGAACTTAGCCGCCAATACATAACTGATCGTGGAAGCTATACGAAAGGCAAAGAGCCATTCATTCGCCAGGTCCTGTCTATTAATCCGGGTTAATTATATCACAGGTCATTTATGCAGTGGAAACCAACGCTCAACTATGCTTCATCTTTTCCCGTATTATTTAGCCCTTATCATTATCATCGTGCTCTTGATCATGCTGGCCAACAGGATCAAAGTGGCGTACCCTATCTTGCTGGTACTGGCCGGTTTAGGGATTAGTTTCGTGCCGGGCGTACCGCTAATTCAAATCGACCCCGAACTTATTTTCGTTATTTTTCTGCCACCCCTTTTGTACGAAGCCGCCTGGGCCATCTCCTGGAAAGAACTCTGGAAGTGGCGACGGATTATTGGCAGCTTCGCGTTTATCGTCGTGTTTTTGACGTCGTTTGCCGTGGCCTGGGCGTCCAGTATGTTTGTTCCGGGCTTTACGCTGGCGCTGGGGTTTCTGCTGGGAGGCATCGTGTCACCACCCGACGCGGTGAGTGCCGGGGCTATTCTGAAATTTGTCAACATACCCAAACGACTGGAATCCATGCTTCAGGGCGAAAGTCTGCTCAATGACGCATCGAGCTTAATTATCTTCCGATTTGCCCTCATTGCCGTGAGTACCGGGCATTTTATCGTGCAGGATGCAGCCCTTAGTTTCGGCTGGATGGTGTTCGGCGGTGTAGCGATCGGGTTAGCCATTGCCTACCTCTTTTTCAAGCTGCACACCCTACTCCCAACCGACGCCAACACCGATCTTGTGCTTACACTGGTCGCGCCCTATGTGATGTACATTGCAGCCGAATCGGTCCATAGTTCGGGCGTGCTGAGCGTGGTTAGCGGGGGTTTGCTCCTATCCCAGCGACGGCATCTTTTCCTGAGCAGTACCAGTCGGTTGCGGGCCGTCAATGTGTGGGAATCGCTGAGTTTTATTCTGAATGGACTGGTGTTCATGCTCATTGGGCTGGACCTCCCCGAAATCACCGCCGGCCTGGATGGGGTCAGTACGATCACCGCCGTTGGCTACGGTTTGCTGATCACGGCGGTACTGATCATTAGCAGATTACTGTCGGCTTTCGGGGCTATTGTCGTCACCATGATTGCCCGAAATTTCATAACCGTCGCTGATTCAACGTATCCGGGTATCAAAGGCCCTTTTGTATTGGGCTGGGCTGGTATGCGCGGGGTCGTGTCGCTGGCAGCCGCCTTGTCTATTCCGGTTCACCTGAGCGATGGTGTCGCGTTTCCGCAACGAAACCTTATCCTTTTCATTACGTTCATCGTCATTTTGTCGACGCTGCTGCTACAGGGTCTGACCCTGCCCTACCTGATCCGGGTCTTCCGGTTGCCAGACTCCGATCACCACTTACCCGAAGAGGAAGACTACCATCTGATGTATAAAAAGCTGGTTGCCGAAAGTCTGACTCATCTCAAAACCGAGTATGCCGCGCAGGTGAACGAGCATCCCGCCCTACAGCAACTGGTCAGAAAATGGGAAGACAGCAATCAGTTGCTCGACGATGAATTGCAAACGTCCGATCACAAGGCCATTTACCTGCAACTGCTTGATCAGCAGCGCCAGTGGTTACGCCAGTGGAACAAAGACCCCGTAACCAACGAAGAAGTCGTCCGCAAGCATTTACTGCGATTGGACTTAGAAGAAGAACGGGTTCATTATCTGTAAGTCTGTTGCCGGCGTGTGGCTTCATACGCCGTATCTCCAAGATACGGCGTATGAAGCCACACGCCGTGATTCTGATCGATACGGGTTTTACTGGTTTGTCAAGGAGCGGCCAAAAACCCTGACTCCGTAAATCGAGTTACTATAGCTCATACGATGTCAACCAAAAAATAAGTACGGTTATGAGCGAGAAAGACCTGAAAAAGATAGCCAGAATTGCGTTGGGTGCCAATTTGATTTTTGCCGGAATAAGCCATCTGACCTTCGCCCGCAAGGCGTTCAGAGCTCAGGTTCCCGACTGGATTCCGTTGAAGGTTGATGATACGGTGGTGTATTCGGGCATCGCCGAAATTGCACTGGGCAGTAGCCTCGTGCTGACCAATGAAAAACACCAGGAGACGGTTGGAAAGGTAGCCGCTTCGTTTTTCACGGCGGTTTTCCCCGGCAACATATCACAGTATGTCAATGACCGCAGCGCATTTGGTCTGGATACGGACACGAAGCGGTTGGTACGCCTGCTCTTTCAACCCGCGCTTGTCTACTGGGCTCTGAAAAGCACCAATAACCTCAAATAAAATAGTCCGACCTTGACCGGTTAGCTGCCCATGCTGTAGGGGCAAGCGTCAGTTTTACCGGATACCCCTCACGTTCGACTACAACGACCGTAGATTCGGCTACGTCTGTCCGTTTGTGGCTGCTGAACTTTGCAACAACAAAACACAGCAACATGAACATTGTCATAACGGGTTCATTAGGTCATATCGGTCAACCGCTGACGGCGGAGCTGGTACAGAAAGGGCATACGGTTACGGTCATCAGCAGTAATCCGGAACGACAAGGGGCCATTGAAGCCTTGGGGGCCACTGCGGCCATCGGTTCCGTAGAGGACGTTGATTTTTTAGTGGCTACGTTTACCGGTGCCGATGTGGTGCATGCCATGGTTCCACCCAAAAATTCCGTTCCCGACCCAATAGCGCGGACGGCGAAATTAGGCGAGTGCCTTGTACAGGCACTTGCGCTGTCGGGCATAAAGCGTGTGGTCTATGTCAGCAGTTACGGGTCGGATCTGGACAAAGGGACCGGATTAATCGTTGGTCATCATCACGTCGAAAATGCGTTGAATGCCTTGCCCGGCCTGGAAGCACTCACGCACCTTCGTGCTACCTACATTTACTACAATTTGTATGCGTACGTGGGCATGATCAAAGCGACGGGATTCATTGCGGCAAATTATGGCGACGATGACCGGGTCGTTCTGGTATCCCCAAAAGACATTGCGGCTGCGGCTGCCGATGAGCTGGTGAACCAAAGTAACGGCAGGCACATTCGCTATGTGGCCAGTGACGAACGGACCTGCAAGGAGATCGCTCAGCTGCTGGGCGCGGCCATTGGCAAACCTGATCTGACCTGGGTAACGACCACCGATGAGCAAATGCAGAACGGCATGGAAGCAAACGGCGTACCGCCGAACGTGGCAGCCCAGCTGGTGGAAATGTACGGTGCCTGTCATACGGGTTCGCTGCATCACGATTATGACCTGCATAAGCCAGCAGTTATGGGCAAGGTGAAACTGGAAGATTTCGCGCAGGAATTCGCTGCGGTGTTTAATCAAAACGAACAACGATGATTTATGGCGAACACGCAACCTCGTCGGATCAAGACCATTAGCGAGTATCACCAGGCGATGGGGCTGCCCAAACCGGCGCACCCACTGGTTAGTGTAATTAACATGGACGCTGTTACCCACTGGCTTGGTGATGAGTCCATCAGCCTGGTGTTCGATTTTTATTCAATTTCGTTAAAGCGGAATTTCAATGCTAAAATCAAATACGGGCAACAGTCGTATGATTTTGATGAGGGGATCATGTTTTTCATGTCGCCAGGTCAGGTGTTTGGCATCGAGCTTAAGAAAGGGGCCACGATAAAACGGTCGGGATGGATGCTGCTCATTCATCCCGATTTCCTCTGGAACACGTCGCTGGCGAAAATGCTGAAGCAGTATGATTTTTTCGATTACTCCGTCAACGAGGCTTTGT of Spirosoma agri contains these proteins:
- a CDS encoding NmrA family NAD(P)-binding protein, which codes for MNIVITGSLGHIGQPLTAELVQKGHTVTVISSNPERQGAIEALGATAAIGSVEDVDFLVATFTGADVVHAMVPPKNSVPDPIARTAKLGECLVQALALSGIKRVVYVSSYGSDLDKGTGLIVGHHHVENALNALPGLEALTHLRATYIYYNLYAYVGMIKATGFIAANYGDDDRVVLVSPKDIAAAAADELVNQSNGRHIRYVASDERTCKEIAQLLGAAIGKPDLTWVTTTDEQMQNGMEANGVPPNVAAQLVEMYGACHTGSLHHDYDLHKPAVMGKVKLEDFAQEFAAVFNQNEQR